Proteins encoded by one window of Ascochyta rabiei chromosome 1, complete sequence:
- a CDS encoding 1-phosphatidylinositol 4-kinase, with product MMPKSKRPPTTGYARIAQAEEEEDSDAASEDGFHQNPLSNAQYAPIQPSRDSRMRMPGDSAPGSPNARRTSTSRRHRANSGVDIKAINARFERWADEIAQKFKFKKQKEGPDDEQLEIHHSVFQAPDGVRPATAESLTFDYDAAGASERMTKMQFDDIVASVRTAIELDVHPKLITQGSSGSYFARNTQGKVVGVFKPKDEEPYASRNPKWTKWIHRNLFPFFFGRACLIPNLSYISEAAAYVLDTQLRTHIVPYTDIVDLSSKSFYYDFWERRAFYRKGKHFPEKPGSFQVFLKGFKDANIFLKENPWPDQHTSSMNAAARKKKRRWAEDCRPSGPLSDNEDDEEGPGTPGPQRRRRLWTPALQQSFREQLEKLVILDYIMRNTDRGLDNWMIKIDEKTQEATMVAEPPKLNDEEDGESAPSQYSRQSMSELDPYGRREPMRASSRSNTPMQNGPTQGVTIGAIDNSLSWPWKHPDAWRSYPFGWLFLPVSLIGQPFSEATRRHFLPLLTSKKWWSDTQTALRKCFSQDADFKERMYAKQIAVMKGQAWNVVETLKTPDHGPLELTRRARVCVWDDIVEIPIAVPLRAPSAEMRRKQQPSRHKMLDDEHEEMDITALQTPPQKPQPDLLMNSPPLDSTHENRFNLTRDSSSLDARRADRPLNRDGPQSPATVNDLPWPSRKLPKSNGRPAHRSRMSYDMPRHDSGRRQRRFSLNLRRDDYDEDEGDLGYAANEDMEGNRKKVIVERLEMVKGRNPVFTWC from the exons ATGATGCCCAAATCGAAAAGACCGCCAACGACCGGTTATGCTCGAATAGCGCAAgcggaggaggaagaggactCGGACGCTGCATCCGAGGACGGGTTCCATCAGAACCCGCTGTCGAATGCGCAATATGCCCCCATTCAGCCCTCACGAGACTCGCGCATGCGCATGCCCGGCGACTCGGCCCCTGGATCGCCCAACGCACGACGAACCTCGACCAGCCGGAGACACCGGGCCAATTCAGGCGTCGACATCAAAGCTATAAACGCGCGATTCGAGCGCTGGGCAGACGAGATTGCACAAAAGTTCAAGTTCAAGAAGCAGAAAGAGGGTCCAGATGACGAGCAGCTTGAGATTCATCACTCGGTCTTCCAGGCGCCAGATGGGGTGCGGCCCGCGACGGCAGAGTCGCTCACGTTCGACTACGATGCGGCTGGCGCCTCAGAGCGCATGACCAAGATGCAGTTCGACGACATCGTAGCAAGTGTTCGAACAGCAATCGAGCTGGACGTCCACCCAAAGTTGATCACACAAGGCAGCTCGGGTAGCTACTTCGCGCGCAACACACAGGGCAAGGTTGTGGGTGTCTTCAAACCCAAGGACGAGGAGCCATACGCGTCGCGCAACCCAAAATGGACAAAATGGATACATCGCAATCTATTTCCGTTCTTCTTTGGGCGCGCCTGCCTCATCCCGAACCTCAGCTACATCTCAGAAGCCGCCGCATACGTCCTCGATACACAACTCCGCACGCACATCGTACCCTACACTGACATCGTCGATCTCTCTTCCAAGTCTTTTTACTACGATTTTTGGGAGAGACGCGCCTTCTACAGAAAGGGGAAGCACTTCCCAGAGAAGCCTGGTAGCTTCCAAGTCTTCCTGAAGGGCTTCAAAGATGCGAACATCTTCCTGAAAGAGAATCCCTGGCCAGATCAGCATACCTCGAGCATGAACGCTGCTGCTCgtaaaaagaaaagaaggtGGGCAGAGGACTGCAGACCGAGTGGACCGTTGTCCGACAACGAGGACGATGAGGAGGGACCGGGTACGCCTGGTCCACAGCGGCGACGAAGATTATGGACACCGGCATTACAGCAATCTTTCAGAGAACAACTGGAGAAGTTGGTCATTCTCGATTACATCATGCGGAACACAGACAGAGGACTGGACAACTGGATGATCAAGATCGACGAGAAGACACAAGAAGCTACGATGGTTGCTGAGCCGCCAAAACTGAACGACGAGGAAGACGGCGAAAGCGCGCCAAGCCAGTACTCCCGGCAGTCCATGTCAGAGCTGGACCCATATGGGCGTAGGGAGCCTATGAGGGCGTCAAGTCGTTCTAATACACCCATGCAAAACGGGCCTACTCAAGGCGTCACGATCGGTGCTATCGACAACAGCCTGTCCTGGCCTTGGAAGCACCCTGATGCA TGGCGAAGCTATCCCTTCGGTTGGCTCTTCTTGCCCGTTTCCTTAATCGGACAACCCTTCTCCGAAGCCACTCGCCGGCATTTCCTACCGCTCCTCACGTCGAAGAAATGGTGGAGTGACACACAAACGGCGCTTAGGAAGTGCTTCTCTCAAGATGCAGACTTCAAGGAGCGCATGTACGCAAAACAGATTGCGGTCATGAAGGGACAGGCATGGAACGTTGTAGAGACACTCAAAACACCTGATCACGGCCCACTGGAGCTGACAAGACGAGCCCGTGTGTGCGTCTGGGATGATATTGTCGAGATACCCATCGCAGTCCCTTTGCGTGCGCCTTCAGCTGAAATGCGGCGGAAACAACAGCCTAGCCGGCATAAGATGTTAGACGATGAACACGAAGAGATGGACATCACAGCTCTGCAGACGCCACCCCAGAAACCACAACCCGACCTTCTCATGAATTCTCCGCCTCTCGATTCCACACACGAGAACCGCTTCAATCTCACCCGCGATTCTTCATCGTTGGACGCTCGACGTGCTGATCGCCCACTAAACAGAGATGGCCCACAATCCCCAGCAACTGTGAATGACCTGCCCTGGCCTAGTCGAAAGCTGCCAAAATCTAATGGAAGACCCGCTCATCGCTCGCGTATGAGCTATGACATGCCCCGACACGACAGCGGCAGGCGACAGAGAAGATTTTCTCTCAACCTCCGTAGAGATGATTATGACGAGGACGAAGGTGATTTGGGTTACGCGGCAAACGAGGACATGGAGGGCAACCGTAAAAAGGTCATCGTGGAGAGGCTTGAGATGGTCAAGGGCAGGAACCCAGTATTCACATGGTGTTGA